One window of the Drosophila gunungcola strain Sukarami unplaced genomic scaffold, Dgunungcola_SK_2 000151F, whole genome shotgun sequence genome contains the following:
- the LOC128265739 gene encoding uncharacterized protein LOC128265739 isoform X1, with amino-acid sequence MKKNKSIKIPQDIPATGVARHFEERSLDGDRPQAAAHPPRTSPAAQARRPAPQSFPARERGVPAGATLPARPPLASDRPTSIRQLKKQVALPALGQPGGLDDPNRRGLPGSKVKWYLRYLMQGMTPEEALKKAKEPREQPELGAAPAGKRLNTSRTPPTDTPKRSRHGTGASETSSRVPGQEGPSTAAAAAEKAKVQARKIPFQPHQNQKPKTAGGRPSSSATPVIGPRPTYAEAAKKATLIRVAILRKGFPAASLTADDLSGLQ; translated from the coding sequence atgaAGAAGaacaaaagcataaaaatcCCGCAGGATATCCCTGCAACCGGTGTCGCAAGACACTTCGAGGAAAGATCCCTCGACGGCGACAGACCCCAGGCGGCAGCGCACCCGCCAAGGACTTCACCAGCAGCCCAGGCGAGAAGACCTGCACCGCAGTCATTCCCAGCCAGGGAGCGTGGTgtgccagcaggagctaccctgccagcacgcccacctctCGCGTCTGATAGACCAACCTCTATcagacagctgaagaagcaggtcgctcttccagccctaggacagcccggaggactggacgaccccaacaggcgtggcctgccagggtcaaaggtaaagtggtacctgaggtatctcatgcagggcatgacaccggaggaggccttgaagaaggcaaaggagccgagggagcagccggAATTGGGTGCAGCACCGGCTGGCAAACggctgaacaccagccgcacaccaccaacgGACACTCCCAAGAGGTCTAGGCACGGCACAGGGGCTAGTGAGACGTCCTCACGGGTCCCTGGGCAAGAGGGGCCtagcacagcagcagcagcggcagaaaaggcaaaggtgcaggccaggaagataccttTCCAGCCCCACCAAAACCAGAAGCCGAAAACCGCTGGAGGACGACCCTCTAGCTCGGCAAcaccggtcatcggaccccgtccgacatacgcggaggctgccaagaaagccacGCTCATCAGGGTGGCCATACTCCGGAAGGGTTTTccggcggccagcctgaccgcaGACGATTTATCCGGGCTCCAGTAg
- the LOC128265739 gene encoding uncharacterized protein LOC128265739 isoform X2 — protein MDEMLTTAWSGPVVFRGIHFRVGYLIIDFLDEGSADWLKIAVPQLRTWKGVPLETRTGADIPAAYNATLFCPRSSDRTNEEILAFIGFQNRVETDAWKVISRKNDGAGALLVVGMDQTGRDEIVERDHKLNFRFGHVTVSGLKKTKKAPEETPNDGICKAVEDTLEPLNEEPKLQSGEQDGQSITSMDIGDDQGDGHPMSSQELAQELLLDDSCGEAEVTVIDGGGETCSLSSPDITEHQTLE, from the coding sequence atggacgagatgctcacgacagcgtggagcggtccggtcgtgttcaggggaatccacttcagggtgggttacctgattatcgacttcctggatgaaggctcagctgaTTGGCTTAAGAttgccgtacctcagctgcggacgtggaaaggagtacccctagaaacccgcacgggagcagacatcccggcagcttacaacgccacgttgttctgcccgaggagctcagaccggaccaatgaggagatactggccttcattggtttccaaaaccgggtcgagacggacgcctggaaggtcatctccagaaagaacgacggagctggtgcactcctggtcgtagggatggaccagaccggaagggatgagatagtggagcgtgaccacaagctcaacttccggtttggccacgtcaccgtgagcggtctgaaaaagactaagaaagctccggaagagacgcccaATGACGGCATCTGTAaggctgtcgaggataccctcgaaccacTGAATGAGGAGCCGAAGTTGCAGAGTGGGGAGCAGGATGGacaatccatcaccagcatggacattggggacgaccaaggggatggacaccctatgtcatcccaagagctggcccaggagctcctcctggacgacagctgcggagaagccgaggttaccgtgatagacggtggtggagagacttgctctctctcttcaccagACATCACGGAGCACCAAACTTTggagtga